The Microbacterium sp. zg-Y1090 sequence CACCGGCGTCGACCCGGCCGTCGCCGAGCAGTCGGCCCGCCTCGCGCAGCGGCACATCGGCATGGCGCAGCGGTTGGCGACGGATGCCGCCTCCCGCGCCCGCCGCGAGCAGACGCTGCGTGCGGTGCTGGGCGTGCGCGGCGTGGGTGACGCCGTCGAAGTCGCCGGGCGCATCGTGCAGGCCGCGACAGAAGACGCCAAGGCGCTCACCGCCGAACGCGATGCCGGCGAACGCGCTGCGCTGCTGCGCACGCTCGGTGTCGCGGAGGGCGCCGCCGTGCCGCCGTCCGTCCGCGGTCAGGTCAACGCGCTCGAAGACGAGCAGAAGCGCCGTGCCACCCGCAGTCTGCGCGATGGCATCGACCGGGTGCTCACCGACCTGCAGTCGCTGTACCGCGACACCCTCATGCTGCAGTTCGGGCGCGAGACCGACCTCATCAACCTCGAGCTCGCCGACGACCTGCGCGCCTTGGCGTCGGCGTGGACGATGCAGCGCACCCTGACCGTGCTCGATCAGATCTCCGTCACCCGCAGCAATCTCGAGCTCAACGCCGCCCCGGCACTGGCGCTGGAGAGCATGCTCGTGACCGTCGCCAGCGGAAGGACCCCGTGAGCATTCGCCGCCGTCTCCTCCTCGTCGTCTCCGGCCTCGCCGCGATGACGCTCGCCCTCACCGGCTGCGTCGCCGCGATGATCCCCGATGACACCCGGCCCACGCCCGGCCCGAGCAAGGCGCCCGTCACCGATGGCGTGCCCGCCGATCTCCTGCCGTTCTACGAGCAGACCGTCGACTGGCAGGAGTGCGACGGTGCCGACAGCGGGCTCTACGACTGTGCGACCGTCGTCGCGCCGCTGGACTGGGACGACCCCGACGCCGGTGAGATCGAGCTGGCCGTCATCCGCCGGCACGCCGACTCGGGCGAGCCGATCGGCTCGCTGCTGACCAACCCGGGCGGCCCCGGCTCCAGTGGTGTGGAACTCATCCGCGACTCCGCGGCCTACGCGACCGGCGCCGCGCTGCGCGACGCCTACGACGTCATCGGGTTCGACCCGCGCGGGGTGGGGGAGTCCACGCCGGTGCGGTGCCTGGACGCCGAGGAGATGGACGCCTACCTCTACGACCTGCCGCAGAATCCGCGCGGCAGCGCCGAGTGGGAGGCCGAGCTCGACGAGCGCAACGCGGCGTTCGCCGAGGCGTGCGAGGCCAACAGCGACGGCATCCTGCCTTACATCACCACCGATCAGGCCGCCCGTGATCTCGACCTGCTGCGCGCGGTGCTGGGAGACGAGAAGCTCAACTACCTCGGCTACTCGTACGGCACGTTCCTCGGCGCCACGTACGCCAAGCTCTTCCCCGAGCGCGTCGGTCGACTGGTGCTCGACGGCGCGATCGACCCGGCGGTGTCGGGGCTCGAGGTGGGCACGACGCAGGGCGTCGGTTTCGAGTCGGCTCTCCGCGCGTTCATGGCCGAGTGCCTCGCCGGCAGCGACTGCCCGTTCCGCGGCACCGTCGACGACGCCATGGCCGACCTCGGCACGCTGCTGGCCAGCGTCGACGCGCGCCCGCTGCAGGCTTCCGACGGTCGCCAGGTGGGCGCCGACACCCTGATGACCGGCATCATCGCCGCGCTCTACTCCGAGGACAGCTGGCCGTACCTCACCGCGGCGCTCGCCGACGCGCTGCAGGGCGACCCCGAGCTCGCGCTGCAGCTGGCCGACTTCTACAACGGCCGCGAGGGCGGGGTCTACCTCGACAACTCCACGGAGGCCTTCCGCGCGTACAACTGCATGGATTACCCGGTGGCCGACCCCGCCGAGGACGCGGCATCCGAGGCGCTGCTCGCGGAGCAGGCACCGACCGTCGCCCCGTACTGGAGCGGTCCCGATTCGTGCGCCGTGTGGCCGTACGAGCCCACCGGCGTGCGTGAGCCGATCACGGCCGAGGGCGCCGCCCCGATCGTCGTGGTGGGCACCACCAATGACCCCGCCACGCCGTACGAGTGGTCGGTGTCGCTGGCCGATCAGCTCGCGTCGGGGGTGCTCGTCACGCGCGTGGGCGAGGGGCACACGGGCTATAACAAGGGAGACGCCTGCGTCGACGACGCGGTGGAGCAGTATCTCATCGACGGGGTCGTGCCCGACGACGGACTGACCTGCGGCTGAGCGGGCGCCGGTTCGCGGCGGCTCTTTCCGCCATGTAAGATCGATGATCGTGCACCGCGCAAGCGGAGTACGCCACCTTAGCTCAGACGGCAGAGCGATTCACTCGTAATGAATAGGTCAAGGGTTCGATTCCCTTAGGTGGCTCCAAGAAAAACCCCCGGTAAATCAAGGATCTCCGGGGGTTTTTGCTTTGTCTCCTTCCGACTGAGACCCTCACGTGTAGCAAACCGTGTAGCAGGGCAGCTCGTCCCATGGGTGGCCTCGACCGCTGACCGCATGCGTGGGTTCGTGGCAGTATCGCAGCGATCGCACACAAAAACCGCTGATGAACCGGCAGTTCGTGATCATCGGTGGGTTTGCTGGGTGGGCAGATCGGCGAATCATCGGGGGAATGGCAACCGACGAAGTTTAGGCGCGGCTAGGGCATGCTAGACCCCTACCGAGCCATCTTCGGCGTGTGTTGAGCCTGTCCCGTCATGTGCTGTCTGACGAGATATGGGCGGTCATCGGTCTGCTGTATCCGACGGCAACAGTAACGAGGGGCGACCTCTGCTGGATGGGGCGTAGTGGTCGAAGCGACGGCGTGGCTCTAGGTGGTGCTAGTTGGATGCTTCGGTTGAAGGCTGGCGGTGAGGGTGATCACGTTGGCTCTCCCTGACGCGGGCCCGACGATCCGGTTCAGGGCGCATTCCCTCGCCTCTGGCGGGCGGAGATCCTGGGCAAGAGTGTCATCTTGGTCAGCCTGGTCGTGTTGGTTTTCGCGATGCTGGGCGCGGCGTGGCGGGCCGATGGGTACACGGGTGTCGAGTTCGCGCCGGTGATCCTGATGGCGGTTCTCAGGGCTTTGGAGGCGGAGTGTGTATCCGTTGGGGTGTTCATGTGGATCACGATGGGCCGGGTGCCTCTAGATCACAAACCCTTGAAACAGAACCGCGAGGGTACGTTGCTCTGCATGGAAACAACTCGGTGGTCCGCCGAGGACGCCGCCTACGCCAAAGCGCTAGGGGCCGTACTCGCAGGACACAAGGACGCCAGCGGGCTCAGCTTCAGCGACCTCGCGCAGATGACCGGTTTGTCACGCGCCCACTTAACGCGTGTGGTCTACGGGACCATCGATGCCCGCATTCAGGATCTTGAGCGCCTGTGCAAGGTGCTTGAGGTGGATTTGGTGCATGTGATCTCTGACCCGAGGCTTCGCCTGAAGCGCACGTGACGGGAAAGCGCGCCGGGGTCCAGGCCTCACACGCTGGCTGCCGAGGGGGCGTCTACGACTGCCCTTGCTGGACCCATTCAGTGTGCTTCTTCATGGCGTGAGTGACGGCGAGCCGAATGACCCAATACGCGATGAGCAAACTGATGATGATGGCGAGGGTCCCGCCGGCTACGTACATGATGAGGTAGAGGCGGGCGCTGTCCATTCGCCGAGGGTATCGTGCGCTCGCCGAGCGTCCGTGTCGTAAGCGCACGGAGACGCGCGGTGAGCTGCGCCCGGCGCGGCGTCCGCGAAGGTCGCGTCCCATGGCTCCGGTAGACTCGGGACGCCACGTGCCGCCCGCCGGGGTCTGAATCCCGAGGGCGATCCATGCCGTGGTGGTGCTCATCGCAGCCCCGCCGTATTAGCCGCTCGAGCGCTGGGAGACCCATGAACGTCGCGCTCGACGCCATCCTCGAGATCTTCACCTGGGTCGGTCTCGGCGCGGGCGCGCTGGTGGGCCTGATCGCTCTGGGCCTCTGGGCCGCCGACGGATCATGGCTGCCCGCCCAGGCGGTCGTCGACCACGAGGACGGCCGCACCGTCGTGCGCTGGTTCGACGATGCCGGCGGCGTGGGCGCGGCCGACGCCGGCCACGCCGAGGCGGAGACGCTGGCGGGAGTCTCGACGGCCGACATCTGGTACCGACTGGGCGCCCGCGACCGGTTCCGGCTCACGCGCCGATCGCCTGCCGTGCGGGCCGCGGCCTGGCTGGCCGCAGGGCTCGCCGCCGTGGGGATCGCCGCGTTCGCGGCATCCTGGATCGTCCTCTTCGCCGCCTGAGCGGTACTCCGGCGGGCCGACTCCGCCTCCTCGCCTGTCGCCGACTGGCGTTTCCGGAGATTGCTAGATAAGCTAGCAATATGGCAAATGAGCGAAAAGTGCCGCGCTGGCTCCGCGTCTTCATCCCCGTCGTGCTGGTGCTGGTGTGGTTGGGTGCCGGCGCCATCGGCGGCCCTTACTTCGGCAAGGTCGACGAGGTCGCCGTCAACGACCGGTCGGCGTTCCTCCCGTCGAGCGCCGACGCCACCCAGGTCAACGAATTGCTGCCCGGGTTCCTCGGCGATGACAGCGTCCCGGCACTGGTGGTCATGTCGACCGACGACGGCGAGCTCAGTGAGGAGCAGCTCACCGAGGTCAACGACCTGGCCGCCGGCATCGTCGATCTCGAGGGCGTCGTGGGCGATGTGTCGCCTGCGGTGCCGTCGGAAGACGGCGAAGCCGTGCAGGTCTTCGTGCCGCTGGACGCCTCGGCCGACATCGCCGAGGTCGTCACCGAACTGCGCGACTATCTCGCCGACGGCGCACCGCCGGGGGTCGAGACCTTCGTCACCGGGCCCGCCGGATTCTCCGCCGACCTCGTCGAGGGGTTCCTGGGCATCGACGGGCTGCTGCTCGGCGTCGCGCTCATCGCCGTCTTCATCATCCTCGTCGTGGTCTACCGCTCGCCGCTCTTGCCGATCCTCGTGCTCATGACCTCGGTGCTGGCGCTCTGCGTGGCCGTACTGACGGTCTGGTGGCTCGCCAAGGCCGACATCGTCGTGCTGAACGGCCAAGTGCAGGGCATCCTGTTCATCCTCGTCATCGGCGCCGCAACCGACTATGCACTGCTGTACGTCGCGCGCTTCCGTGAGGCCATCGCGATGGGCAAGAAGCGGTGGGATGCCACCATCTCGGCATGGCGGGGAGCGTTCGAGCCCATCCTCGCCTCCGGCGGCACGGTCATCGCGGGTCTGCTCTGCCTGCTGCTGAGCGATCTGGCCACCAACCGCGCGCTCGGCCCGATCGCCTCCATCGGCATCGCGTTCGCCATGCTGTCGGCACTGACGTTCCTCCCCGCCCTGCTGGGCCTTGCCGGGCGGGCCGCCTTCTGGCCCTTCGCCCCGAAGCCCGATGCCCTCGGCATCCCCGAAGACTTCTCCCGTCCGCTCAAGGGCATCTGGCCGCGTCAGGCACGCCTGGTCGGGCGGCACCCGCGTGCCGTGTGGATCGTGTCGACCGTCGTGCTGCTGGCCGCCTGCGTCGGCGTGACCCAGCTGAAGGCCGACGGCGTGCCCTCCAGCGAATTGGTGCTCGGCACCTCGCAGGCGCGTGACGGCCAGGTGGAGCTCGCCGAGCACTTCCCGGCCGGCTCCGGCAGCCCCGTGTACGTCGTGGCCCCCGAGGGCGACCTGACCGCGGCGGTCGAGGTGCTCACCGACGCCGACGGCATCGACTCGCTCGCCGTCGCGACCGAGGATTCGCCCAACGGTCAGGCCGGCGTCGAGCTGGAAGGCGGGGAGGCCGTGTTCACGACCTTCGGCCCTCCCGGAACCCCGGCGCCCGAGCCCACCGTCGTCGATGGCGACGTGCTGCTCTTCGCAACGCTGACCGACGCGGCCGACTCGCTCGCCGCCGAGGATGTGGTGCGCGATCTCCGCCAGGCGATGAACGACGAGATCGGTTCGTCCGTGCTGGTCGGCGGCGAGACGGCCACCGACATCGACACCAACGACACCTCGATCCGCGACCGCACGCTGATCATCCCGATCATCCTCGTGGTGATCCTGCTGATCCTCATCGTGCTGCTGCGGTCGGTGCTGGCACCGGTGCTGCTGATCATCACCACGATCATCTCGTTCGGGTCGGCGCTGGGCGTCAGCGCGTGGGTGTTCAACGGGATCTTCGACTTCCCGGGTGCCGACCCCTCGGTGCCGCTGTACGGGTTCGTGTTCCTGGTGGCCCTGGGCATCGACTACAACATCTTCTTGATGACCCGCGTGCGGGAGGAGTCTCTCAAGCACGGCACGCGCCTCGGCATCCTGCGGGGACTCGTGGCCACCGGTGGGGTGATCACGTCGGCCGGCCTCGTGCTGGCGGCCACGTTCGCCGCGCTGGGTGTGATCCCGATTCTGTTCCTGGCGCAGCTGGCGTTCATCGTGGCGTTCGGTGTGCTGCTGGACACCTTCGTGGTGCGCTCGCTGCTGGTGCCCGCGCTGGCGTTCGATATCGGCCGCGCCATCTGGTGGCCGTCGAAGCTGTGGCGCAACTACCCGGGCGGCTCGCGCTACCTCGCGCGGACGTCGGCCGAGGGCGGCCCCGTGGTGGCGGTCCGTGCGGATCAGGTCGGTGACGGCCAGCGCCGTGGGGACGGCGACACGGTCGCAGCCGTTGCGGCTACCGGCACCGGCGCGCAGAACGTCGCCGAATCGACGCGGCGACCGGTGACACGGCGGTCGCTGCGCCGGCGCTGAGCCGGAAGAGCGACGTTGTGCACGAGGGCCGCGGCTGATGCCGCGGCCCCTCGTGCGTCTGGCCGGCGCGCGCCGCGGCCCCTCGCGCGTCCCGCCGCCGTGCACAACGTCGTCGAAACGTTCCGAGGCGGCGCCGGCGCGGGCACACACCCCCGTCGGTGACCGGGTTGGCGACGCTGTGCACACCCGGGCGGCGTAGGCTCGCCACATGGGCAAGGCGCTGTTCATCGTCGACGTGCAGAACGACTTCACCGAGGGTGGGGCCCTCGGGGTGCCCGGGGGGGACGCCGTCGCGGCCGCGATCAGTCGTCACCTGGCCGATCACGCCGGCGAGTACGCCCTGATCGTGGCCTCCCGCGACTGGCACGCACCCGACGGTGACAACGGCGGCCACTTCGCCGCCGGCGAGCCCGACTTCGTCGACACCTGGCCGGTGCACTGCGTCGCGGGAACGCCGGGCGCCGAGTACGACCCGGCGCTCGTCACCGAGGCGGTGACCCACCACGTGAAGAAGGGCCAGGGCGCCCCGGCCTACTCACTGTTCGAGGGGACCACCGACGACGGCGGCACGGTGGCCGAGCTGCTCACCGCGCACGGCATCGTCGAGGCGGACGTGGCCGGCATCGCGACCGACTACTGCGTGCGGGCCTCGGCTCTGGATGCCATCGAGCACGGCGTGCGCGTGCGGGTGCTGACCGACCTGATCGCGGGTGTCGCTCCCGCCAGCAGCGATGCGGCCCTGGCCGAGCTCGCGCACGCCGGGGCCGAGCTCGCGACGTCGGGAGTCTGACGACCGCGCCCCGAGCTGCCCGCGCTAGCGGGTGCCGCCGCCCTCGCGGCGGAGGTGGTGACGGGAGACGCTGTTCACCCAGCCGACGAACTGCCGCGCCTGAAGCCCGAACGCGGGGTCGACGGGCGCGACCCAGACCTGCTCCGGGCCGTCGATCGAGATGTAGAACTCCCTCCGGTCGACCTTCTTCCTGAGCATGGCGCCGGTGATCATGCCGGCGGGCCCGAACAGCAGTCCGCCCGCCGCCGCGCGTGTCAGGGTGGAGCGTTCGCTGATCTCGCCGGCCGTCTCGAACGACGCGATGGCGCCGGCGACGGGCTGGCTGAGATCACCGCAGAAGATCCACTCACCCGACACGGTGAGACCGGCGAACGTATGCGGTTCCGCCAGAAACTGGGTCAGCGGCGTCCATGCCTCGCCGTCCCACCAGCGCAGACGGCCGCGCCCGTCGTCGTACCAGCCCATCGACTGCGTGCGGGAGAGCGGCGTGGGGGCGTGCAGCTCGACGGTGGTTCCGCTCATATCGGCGAAGTACTCGGTCCACGCCTCGCCGTCCCACCAGCGCTGGTAGCCCGCCCCGTCGTCGTACCATCCCGCTTCCGCGTTCCCCATGCGCAGATCGTAGCCAGTGCGCAGGCGTGCGGCAGGGGGTGCGCTGAAAGAGCGGCGGATGCCGGTGGCCCCGGCCGTCGCGGCATCCGCGCCCGCAGATACAGCAGCGCCGCGAGAGCCGGTAGATCGGCCCTCGCGGCGCCGTGCTGAACGAGCGGTCAGCGTCCGGTCGGAGGCAGCTTGTCGACGCCGTGCCGATCGGGCTTGCCCGGCTCGGCTGCGGTCGCCGGTGACACGTCGTCCGTCGGGGCGGACCCGGTGTCGGGGTACTGCGGTTCGTCGATCTCGATCGCCGTGTCCCGCTCATCGGTCGGCGGAAGATGGTCAAGGGGCTGCTTGATGTCATCTCGGTCGCTCATGGTCCCATCCTGCGTCGGCGGATGCCGTCTGCGCACGGGGTTGCGATCGGCACCCCATCCGTGGCACGGGGCGGGGATTCCGCTGCCGGCACGCACCCTGCGCCGGGCCCCGGGGCGATGCGCCGGCCGATGCCGGTGTGAGGGAACCGTAAGGATCCGCGGCTGCCCCGCATGGGTTGTGTGAGGACGGTCATCGCGCAGTCGCCGCGGGCGTTGGATCGGAATGCGCCCGCGAGTGAGGGCGTGCGATCAGCGCCCGCGCTGTCGCCGTCTCTGAGATGGAGCCCGCTGTGCTTGACCTCGTCTACGTGCTGGGCACGGTCGCCGTGTTCGTCGTCGTCGGACTGCTGGGGAAGGCGGTGGAGAAGCTGTGATCGTGTTCCAGCTGCTCGCCGGCATCCTCGGTGTCGCGGCGATCGTGTACCTCGTGTTCGCCCTCGTGAAACCGGAGCGGTTCTGATGGCGTGGGTGTCGGCGCTGCTGTCGCTCGCCACCGTCGCGGTCATCCTCGGTGTGCTGTACCGGCCCTTCGGCGACTACATGGCCTGGGTGTACACCTCACCGAAGGACACCAGGGTCGAAGCCGGCGTCTACCGGGTGATCGGCATCGACGCGAAAGCCGCGCAGACGTGGCCGGCGTACCTGCGAGCGGTGCTGGCCTTCTCGGCCGTCGGGCTGCTCCTCGTCTACGGGCTGCAGCGGCTGCAGCAGTGGCTCCCGTACTCGCTGGGCCTTGACGCCCCCAGCGAGCACCTGTCGTTCAACACCGCGGCGTCGTTCGTCGGCAACACGAACTGGCAGTCGTACTCGCCCGAGCTCACCCTCGGCTACACCGTGCAGGCGCTGGGCCTGGTGGTGCAGAACTTCGTGTCGGCGGGCGTGGGCATGGCGGTCGCCATCGCCCTGGTGCGCGGCTTCGCGGCACGCCGGTCGGGCACGCTCGGCAACTTCTGGGTGGACCTCACCCGCGGCACCCTGCGCATCCTGCTGCCGATCGCCGCGCTCGCCGCGGTCGTGCTGCTGATCGGCGGGGTGGTGCAGAACATCAACGGTTTCACCGACGTCACCACGCTCACCGGCGCGACGCAGTCGATCCCCGGCGGCCCGGTGGCCTCGCAGGAGGCCATCAAGCTGCTCGGCACCAACGGCGGCGGATTCTTCAACGCCAACTCGTCGCATCCGTTCGAGAACCCGAACGCGTGGACCAACGTCTTCGAGGTGCTCCTCATGCTCGTCATCCCGTTCGCGCTGCCGCGCACGTTCGGCCGCATGGTCGGCGACAACCGCCAGGGGTACGCGATCCTCGGCGTCATGGCGACGCTGTATCTGGCATCGTTCGCGCTGCTGACCGCGTTCGAGACCGCCGGCAACGGCACCGCGCCGCAGCTGGCGGGGGCCGCGATGGAGGGCAAGGAGCAGCGCTTCGGCATCATCGGCTCGACGCTCTTCGCCACCACGAGCACCGGCACCTCCACCGGCGCGGTCAACTCCATGCACGACTCGTACACGGCGCTGGGCGGCATGATGCCGATGCTCAACATGATGCTCGGCGAGGTCTCGCCCGGCGGAGTGGGGTCGGGGCTCTACGCGATCCTCGTGCTCGCGATCATCGGCGTCTTCATCGCCGGTCTGCTGATCGGCCGCACCCCGGAGTACCTCGGCAAGAAGATCGGGCCGCGCGAGATCAAGCTCGCCGCCCTGACGATCCTCGTCATGCCGACCCTCGTGCTCACCGGCACCGCGCTGAGCTTCGCCCTCCCCGGCATCCGCGAAGAGGTGGCATCCACGTCGATCTGGAATCCCGGCATCCACGGCATGAGCGAGGTGCTCTACGCCTTCACCTCGGCAGCCAACAACAACGGCTCGGCGTTCGCCGGGCTCACCGCGAACACCCCGTGGCTGAACACGGCGCTGGGCGTCGTCATCCTGCTCGGTCGTTTCGTGCCGATCGTCTTCGTGCTCGCCCTCGCCGGCTCGCTCGCGGCGCAGGACTCCGTGCCGACGACCGCGGGCACGCTCCCCACCCACCGCCCGCTGTTCGTCGGGCTCCTCAGCACCGTCACGGTGCTGGTCACCGCGTTGACCTTCTTTCCCGTACTCGCGCTGGGTCCCCTGGCGGAAGGGCTGATGTGATGTCCACACTGACCACCGCGCGTCCCGAGGCCGCGCCGAAGGCTGCTCCGCAGGGCGGGTTCTCGCCGGCACAGGTGCGCGCCGCCGTGCCCGGTGCGGTGCGCAAGCTCGACCCGCGCCTGCAGTGGCACAACCCCGTCATGTTCCTGGTGTGGGTGGGCGCCGCGCTCACCACCGTGCTGGCCGTGGCGGAGCCGTTCATCGGGGGACCGGCGCCCTCGGGCGGCACCCCCGTGCCGTGGTCGTTCACCGGCGCGATCGCGATCTGGCTGTGGCTCACGGTGCTCTTCGCCAACCTCGCCGAGTCCGTCGCCGAAGGCCGAGGCAAGGCGCAGGCCGAGACGCTGCGCAAGACCCGCACCAGCACGACGGCGCGGCGGGTGGATGCCTACGATCCGCTCACCGATCCCGCGGCCGAGCGAGCCGGCACGACCGATGTGGCATCGGCCGACCTGCGCCTCGGCGACATCGTCGTGGTGTCGCCGCCAGAGCTCATCCCCGGCGACGGCGACGTCATCTGGGGCATCGCCTCGGTCGACGAGTCCGCGATCACGGGAGAGTCGGCTCCCGTCGTGCGGGAGTCCGGCGGGGACCGTTCGGCCGTCACCGGAGGCACCCGTGTGCTGTCGGACCGCATCGTGGTGAAGATCACCTCGAAGCCCGGAGAGACCTTCGTCGACCGCATGATCGCGCTCGTCGAGGGCGCCGCGCGGCAGAAGACGCCGAACGAGATCGCGCTGAACATCCTGCTGGCGAGCCTGTCGATCATCTTCGTCGTCGTCGCGCTGACGCTGAACCCCATCGCCTCGTACGCCGCCGCCCCGGTGAGCGTGCCGGTGCTGGTGGCTCTGCTGGTGTGCCTCATCCCGACGACCATCGGGGCGCTCCTCAGCGCGATCGGCATCGCGGGCATGGACCGGCTGGTGCAGCGGAACGTGCTCGCCATGTCGGGCCGCGCGGTCGAGGCCGCGGGGGATGTGACCACCCTGCTGCTCGACAAGACCGGCACCATCACCTACGGCAACCGCCGCGCCAGCGCCTTCGTGCCGGTCGGCGATGTGCCGGCGCCCGATCTCATCCGCACCGCCGCCCTGTCGTCGCTGGCCGACCCGACGCCCGAGGGCGCGTCGATCGTCGAGCTCGCCCGGGCGGAGGGCATCGACGTCGGACGGGCGGCGCCGGGAGACATCGTGCCGTTCACGGCGCAGACCCGCATGTCGGGCCTGGACACCCCCGACGGCACGAGCATCCGCAAGGGCGCCGCCTCGGCGGTCATCGCCTGGCTCGAGCAGCAGGGGCAGCCGCCGACGGCGCCGGTGCTGGCGGAGGTGACCGCCGCCGTCGAGAGGATCTCGCAGACCGGCGGCACCCCGCTGGTGGTCGCCACGAGCACCCCGGATGCCGGTTCGCGCCTGCTCGGCGTCGTGCACCTGAAAGACGTGGTCAAGGAGGGACTGCCGGCGAAGTTCGCAGAACTCCGCTCGATGGGGATCCGCACCGTGATGATCACCGGCGACAACCCGCTGACCGCCGCGGCGATCGCGGCAGAGGCGGGGGTCGACGACTTTCTCGCGGAGGCGACCCCCGAGGACAAGCTGGCCTACATCCGTGCCGAGCAGCAGGGCGGCAACCTCGTCGCGATGACCGGCGACGGCACCAATGACGCCCCTGCGCTCGCGCAGGCTGACGTGGGCGTGGCGATGAACTCCGGCACGTCGGCGGCGAAGGAGGCCGGCAACATGGTCGACCTCGACTCCGACCCGTCGAAGCTCATCGACATCGTGCGCATCGGCAAGCAGCTGCTCATCACCCGTGGCGCGCTGACGACGTTCTCCATCGCCAACGACATCGCCAAGTACTTCGCGATCATCCCGGCGATGTTCCTCGGGGTGTTCCCGCAGCTGGCGGCGCTGAACATCATGGGCCTGCACTCACCGGCATCCGCCGTGCTCTCGGCGATCATCTTCAACGCGATCGTCATCGTGGTGCTCATTCCGCTCGCCCTGCGCGGCGTCTCCTACCACCCCGGCGGTGCATCGCAGACCCTCGGACGCAACCTCGCGATCTACGGCCTCGGCGGCATCGTCGCACCCTTCATCGGCATCTGGCTCATCGACCTCGTCGTGCGCCTCATCCCTGGCTTCTGATTGCAGAGGAAGAACCCACATGAACACCTCCACCCGCAGCACCGCCCGCACCGTCGGGGTCGCCGTGCGCGCCATGGCGCTCTTCACGGTGCTGTTCGGCCTCGGCTACACCGCCGTGCTCACCGTCGTCGGCCAGCTGGCCCTGCCCGCCCAGGCGAACGGCTCGCTGCTGACCGACAGCGAAGGCGCGCCAGTCGGGTCGTCGCTCATCGGCCAGGGCTTCACCGATGCCGATGGGGTGCCGCTGCCGCACTACTTCCAGT is a genomic window containing:
- a CDS encoding DNA polymerase III subunit delta'; translated protein: MDTAPIVHELPWGEVWGQDDAVAQLRAAATDPASMTHAWLLTGPPGSGRSVLARAFAAQLIAGEGEEHVMRQVLAGTHPDLTTLRTEGVIISIREARALVERSYFSPSLGRYRVIVVEDADRMTERTSNVLLKALEEPPERTVWVLCAPSDADLLPTIRSRVRTLRLRDPEVADVARLIVQRTGVDPAVAEQSARLAQRHIGMAQRLATDAASRARREQTLRAVLGVRGVGDAVEVAGRIVQAATEDAKALTAERDAGERAALLRTLGVAEGAAVPPSVRGQVNALEDEQKRRATRSLRDGIDRVLTDLQSLYRDTLMLQFGRETDLINLELADDLRALASAWTMQRTLTVLDQISVTRSNLELNAAPALALESMLVTVASGRTP
- a CDS encoding alpha/beta hydrolase, with protein sequence MTLALTGCVAAMIPDDTRPTPGPSKAPVTDGVPADLLPFYEQTVDWQECDGADSGLYDCATVVAPLDWDDPDAGEIELAVIRRHADSGEPIGSLLTNPGGPGSSGVELIRDSAAYATGAALRDAYDVIGFDPRGVGESTPVRCLDAEEMDAYLYDLPQNPRGSAEWEAELDERNAAFAEACEANSDGILPYITTDQAARDLDLLRAVLGDEKLNYLGYSYGTFLGATYAKLFPERVGRLVLDGAIDPAVSGLEVGTTQGVGFESALRAFMAECLAGSDCPFRGTVDDAMADLGTLLASVDARPLQASDGRQVGADTLMTGIIAALYSEDSWPYLTAALADALQGDPELALQLADFYNGREGGVYLDNSTEAFRAYNCMDYPVADPAEDAASEALLAEQAPTVAPYWSGPDSCAVWPYEPTGVREPITAEGAAPIVVVGTTNDPATPYEWSVSLADQLASGVLVTRVGEGHTGYNKGDACVDDAVEQYLIDGVVPDDGLTCG
- a CDS encoding helix-turn-helix domain-containing protein: MVSLVVLVFAMLGAAWRADGYTGVEFAPVILMAVLRALEAECVSVGVFMWITMGRVPLDHKPLKQNREGTLLCMETTRWSAEDAAYAKALGAVLAGHKDASGLSFSDLAQMTGLSRAHLTRVVYGTIDARIQDLERLCKVLEVDLVHVISDPRLRLKRT
- a CDS encoding MMPL family transporter encodes the protein MANERKVPRWLRVFIPVVLVLVWLGAGAIGGPYFGKVDEVAVNDRSAFLPSSADATQVNELLPGFLGDDSVPALVVMSTDDGELSEEQLTEVNDLAAGIVDLEGVVGDVSPAVPSEDGEAVQVFVPLDASADIAEVVTELRDYLADGAPPGVETFVTGPAGFSADLVEGFLGIDGLLLGVALIAVFIILVVVYRSPLLPILVLMTSVLALCVAVLTVWWLAKADIVVLNGQVQGILFILVIGAATDYALLYVARFREAIAMGKKRWDATISAWRGAFEPILASGGTVIAGLLCLLLSDLATNRALGPIASIGIAFAMLSALTFLPALLGLAGRAAFWPFAPKPDALGIPEDFSRPLKGIWPRQARLVGRHPRAVWIVSTVVLLAACVGVTQLKADGVPSSELVLGTSQARDGQVELAEHFPAGSGSPVYVVAPEGDLTAAVEVLTDADGIDSLAVATEDSPNGQAGVELEGGEAVFTTFGPPGTPAPEPTVVDGDVLLFATLTDAADSLAAEDVVRDLRQAMNDEIGSSVLVGGETATDIDTNDTSIRDRTLIIPIILVVILLILIVLLRSVLAPVLLIITTIISFGSALGVSAWVFNGIFDFPGADPSVPLYGFVFLVALGIDYNIFLMTRVREESLKHGTRLGILRGLVATGGVITSAGLVLAATFAALGVIPILFLAQLAFIVAFGVLLDTFVVRSLLVPALAFDIGRAIWWPSKLWRNYPGGSRYLARTSAEGGPVVAVRADQVGDGQRRGDGDTVAAVAATGTGAQNVAESTRRPVTRRSLRRR
- a CDS encoding isochorismatase family protein; protein product: MGKALFIVDVQNDFTEGGALGVPGGDAVAAAISRHLADHAGEYALIVASRDWHAPDGDNGGHFAAGEPDFVDTWPVHCVAGTPGAEYDPALVTEAVTHHVKKGQGAPAYSLFEGTTDDGGTVAELLTAHGIVEADVAGIATDYCVRASALDAIEHGVRVRVLTDLIAGVAPASSDAALAELAHAGAELATSGV
- a CDS encoding DUF2510 domain-containing protein translates to MGNAEAGWYDDGAGYQRWWDGEAWTEYFADMSGTTVELHAPTPLSRTQSMGWYDDGRGRLRWWDGEAWTPLTQFLAEPHTFAGLTVSGEWIFCGDLSQPVAGAIASFETAGEISERSTLTRAAAGGLLFGPAGMITGAMLRKKVDRREFYISIDGPEQVWVAPVDPAFGLQARQFVGWVNSVSRHHLRREGGGTR
- a CDS encoding potassium-transporting ATPase subunit F is translated as MIVFQLLAGILGVAAIVYLVFALVKPERF